Proteins encoded in a region of the Sander lucioperca isolate FBNREF2018 chromosome 4, SLUC_FBN_1.2, whole genome shotgun sequence genome:
- the LOC116059201 gene encoding E3 ubiquitin-protein ligase TRIM21-like, translated as MAAANYLPSEDQFLCSICLDVFTDPVTTSCGHNFCKNCINENWDTNDQYLCLMCKKVFNTKPELHVNTLFSEMVVQFRQSAQQKASSSSSEQQVSKPGEVPCDVCTGTKLKALKSCLVCLASYCETHLEPHLTMSGLKRHQLIDPVENLEGRMCTEHDKPLELFCKTDRTCVCMLCHVSDHKMHDVVPLKEGHEEKKAELEAEIQQMIQKRRLKIQEIKHSVDLSEEDADREIAEGVQVFTFLKESVERGLNELINTIKEKQKTTEKQAEAFIKELEQEISELMKRSTEVEQLSRSEDHLHLLQSVQSLNTNHPPPTKDWTEVSVRPSYERTVVKAVVQLEETLSEEIKKLVESALKRVQEYAVDVTLDPDTAHPKLILSDDRKQVHTGKVNKNLPNNPERFSNCVCVLGKQSFSSGRCYFEVQVKGKTEWDLGVARESIDRKGITLSPEKGYWTIVLRNGNEYRAAAGPSVRLSLKSPPQKVGVFVDYEEGLVSFYDVDAAALIYSFTGCSFSEKLFPYFSPVCNYGGKNSAPLIISPVRVN; from the coding sequence ATGGCTGCTGCAAACTATCTGCCATCTGaagatcagtttctgtgctccatctgtctggatgtgttcactgatccTGTCACCACATCATGTGGACACAACTTCTGCAAAAACTGCATCAATGAAAACTGGGATACTAATGACCAGTACCTGTGTCTGATGTGTAAAAAGGTTTTCAACACAAAACCTGAGCTGCACGTCAACACTTTGTTCTCTGAGATGGTTGTTCAGTTCAGACAGTCAGCTCAACagaaagccagcagcagcagctcagagcaacaagtgtccaaaccaggagaagttcccTGCGACGTCTGCACTGGAACCAAACTGAAGGCCCTGAAGTCCTGCCTGGTGTGTCTGGCCTCCTACTGCGAGActcacctggagcctcatctGACCATGTCTGGTCTGAAAAGACATCAGCTGATCGACCCTGTGGAGAACCTGGAAGGCAGGATGTGTACGGAGCACGACAAACCTCTGGAGCTGTTCTGTAAGACTGACCGGACATGTGTCTGCATGCTCTGCCATGTTTCAGACCACAAGATGCATGATGTTGTTCCTCTGAAAGAAGGACATGAAGAAAAGAAGGCCGAGCTGGAGGCTGAAATTcagcagatgatccagaagagacgactgaagattcaggagatcaaacactcagtcgacctcagtgaggaagatgcagacagagagatagcagaaggtgttcaggtcttcacTTTTCTGAAGGAGTCTGTTGAGAGAGGCCTGAATGAGCTCATCAACACgatcaaagagaagcagaaaacaacagaaaaacaggccgaagctttcatcaaagagctggaacaggaaatctctgagctgatgaagagaagcactgaggtggagcagctctcacgctctgaagaccacctccatcttctccagagTGTCCAGTCCCTAAACACCAACCACCCTCCACCCACCAAGGACTGGACAGAGGTCAGCGTCCGTCCATCATATGAGAGGACTGTGGTGAAAGCTGTAGTTCAGCTGGAGGAGACACTCAGTGAAGAGATAAAGAAGCTGGTTGAGTCTGCGCTGAAGAGGGTCCAGGAGTATGCAGTGGATGTGACTCTTGATCCTGATACAGCACATCCTAaactcatcctgtctgatgatAGGAAACAAGTACATACTGGTAAGGTTAACAAGAATCTcccaaacaacccagagagattttctaattgtgtttgtgttttaggaAAGCAGAGTTTCTCTTCAGGCAGATGTTACTTTGAGGTTCAAGTTAAAGGAAAGACTGAATGGGATTTAGGAGTGGCCAGAGAGTCGATCGACAGGAAGGGAATCACACTGAGTCCTGAGAAAGGTTACTGGACTATAGTGTTGAGAAATGGAAATGAGTACAGAGCTGCTGCTGGCCCTTCAgtccgtctctctctgaagtctcctcctcagaaggtgggggtgtttgtggattatgaggagggtctggtctccttttatgacgtagatgctgcagctcttatctactcatttactggctgctccttcTCTGAGAAACTCTTCCCATACTTCAGTCCTGTCTGTAATTATGGTGGTAAAAACTCTGCCCCTCtgatcatctctcctgtcagaGTAAACTAA
- the LOC116059200 gene encoding E3 ubiquitin-protein ligase TRIM21-like produces MAAANYLPSEDQFLCSICLDVFTDPVTILCGHNFCKNCINEHWDANDQYLCPMCKKDFNTRPELHVNTFISEMVAQFRQSAQQKASSSSSEQQVSKPGEVPCDVCTGTKLKALKSCLVCLTSYCETHLDPHLTASRLKRHQLIDPVENLEDRMCTKHDKPLELFCKTDQTCVCMLCHVSDHKMHDVVPLKEGHEEKKAELEAEIQQMIQKRRLKIQEIKHSVDLSEEDADREIAEGVQVFTSLKESVERGLNELINTIKEKQKTTEKQAKAFIKELEQEISELMKRSTEVEQLSRSEDHLHLLQSVQSLNIQQPPPTKDWTEVSVRPSSYEGTVVKAVAQLEETLSKEMKKLVESELKRVQQYAVDVTLDPDTAHPNLILSDDGKQVNYGDVRKNLLDNPERFSKCLCVLGKQSFPSGRYYFEVQVKGKTRWNLGVARESINRKGNFKLSPQDGNWTIWLRNGNEYKALAGPPVLLSLKSPPQKVGVFVDYEEGLVSFYDVDAAALIYSFTGCSFTEKLFPYFSPGLNDGGKNSAPLIISPVRVN; encoded by the coding sequence ATGGCTGCTGCAAACTATCTGCCATCTGAAGATCAGTTTCTgtgttccatctgtctggatgtgttcactgatccTGTCACCATACTATGTGGTCACAACTTCTGCAAGAACTGCATCAATGAACACTGGGATGCTAATGACCAGTACCTGTGTCCAATGTGTAAAAAGGATTTCAACACAAGACCTGAGCTACACGTCAACACTTTCATCTCTGAGATGGTTGCTCAGTTCAGACAGTCAGCTCAACagaaagccagcagcagcagctcagagcaacaagtgtccaaaccaggagaagttcccTGTGACGTCTGCACTGGAACCAAACTGAAGGCCCTGAAGTCCTGCCTGGTGTGTCTGACCTCCTACTGTGAGACTCACCTGGACCCTCATCTGACAGCTTCACGTCTGAAAAGACATCAGCTGATCGACCCTGTGGAGAACCTGGAAGACAGGATGTGTACGAAGCACGATAAACCTCTGGAGCTGTTCTGTAAGACCGACCAGACATGTGTCTGCATGCTCTGCCATGTTTCAGACCACAAGATGCATGATGTTGTTCCTCTGAAAGAAGGACATGAAGAAAAGAAGGCAGAGCTAGAGGCTGAAATTcagcagatgatccagaagagacgactgaagattcaggagatcaaacactcagtcgacctcagtgaggaagatgcagacagagagatagcagaaggtgttcaggtcttcacTTCTCTGAAGGAGTCTGTTGAGAGAGGCCTGAATGAGCTCATCAACACgatcaaagagaagcagaaaacaacagaaaaacaggccaaagctttcatcaaagagctggaacaggaaatctctgagctgatgaagagaagcactgaggtggagcagctctcacgctctgaagaccacctccatcttctccagagTGTCCAGTCCCTCAACATCCAACAACCTCCACCCACCAAGGACTGGACAGAGGTCAGCGTCCGTCCATCATCATATGAGGGGACTGTGGTGAAAGCTGTGGCTCAGCTGGAGGAGACGCTCAGTAAAGAGATGAAGAAGCTGGTTGAGTCTGAGCTGAAGAGGGTCCAGCAGTATGCAGTGGATGTAACTCTTGATCCTGACACAGCACATCCTAAtctcatcctgtctgatgatGGGAAACAAGTGAATTATGGTGATGTGAGGAAGAATCTCCTAGACAACCCAGAGAGATTTTCTaagtgtctttgtgttttaGGAAAACAGAGTTTCCCTTCAGGCAGATATTACTTTGAGGTTCAGGTTAAAGGAAAGACTAGATGGAATTTAGGAGTGGCCAGAGAGTCGATCAACAGGAAGGGAAACTTCAAACTGAGCCCTCAGGATGGTAACTGGACGATATGGTTGAGAAATGGAAATGAGTACAAAGCTCTAGCTGGCCCTCCagtccttctctctctgaagtctcctcctcagaaggtgggggtgtttgtggattatgaggagggtctggtctccttttatgacgtagatgctgcagctcttatctactcctttactggctgctccttcactgagaaactcttccCATACTTCAGTCCCGGTCTTAATGATGGTGGTAAAAACTCTGCCCCTCtgatcatctctcctgtcagaGTAAACTAA
- the LOC116059199 gene encoding E3 ubiquitin-protein ligase TRIM21-like isoform X1, with amino-acid sequence MFFFSFILCVDMAAANYLPSEDQFLCSICLDVFTDPVTILCGHNFCKNCINEHWDANDQYLCLMCKKVFNTRPELHVNTFISEMVAQFRQSAQQKASSSSSEQQVSKPGEVPCDVCTGTKLKALKSCLVCLVSYCETHLEPHLTMSGLKRHQLIDPVENLEGRMCTKHNKPLELFCKTDQTCVCMICTVLDHKTHDVVPLKEEYEGKKAELGKTEAGIPQMIQKRRLKIQEIKHSVDLSEEDADREIAVGVQVFTYLKESVERGLNELIDTIKEKQKTTEKQAEAFIKELEQEISELMKRRTEEEQLSRSEDHLHLLQSVQSLKTNHPPPTKDWTEVSIRPSSYEGTVVKAVAQLEEMLSKEMKKLLAEPELKRVQQYAVDVTLDPDTAHPNLILSHDRKQVRTGKVKKNLPNNPERFSLIPCVLGKQSFSSGRFYFEVQVKGKTEWDLGVARESINRKENIPLNPEDGYWTIWMINGNEYEALDDPGVLLSLKSPPQKVGVFVDYEEGLVSFYDVDAAALIYSFTGCSFTEKLFLYLWPGNNEDGKNSAPLIISPVRVN; translated from the coding sequence atgtttttcttttctttcatacTATGTGTAGATATGGCTGCTGCAAACTATCTGCCATCTGaagatcagtttctgtgctccatctgtctggatgtgttcactgatccTGTCACCATACTATGTGGTCACAACTTCTGCAAGAACTGCATCAATGAACACTGGGATGCTAATGACCAGTACCTGTGTCTGATGTGTAAAAAGGTTTTCAACACAAGACCTGAGCTGCACGTCAACACTTTCATCTCTGAGATGGTTGCTCAGTTCAGACAGTCAGCTCAACagaaagccagcagcagcagctcagagcaacaagtgtccaaaccaggagaagttccctgtgacgtctgcactggaaccaaactgaaggccctgaagtcctgcctggtgtgtctggtctcctactgtgagactcacctggagcctcatctGACCATGTCAGGTCTGAAAAGACATCAGCTGATCGACCCTGTGGAGAACCTGGAAGGCAGGATGTGTACGAAGCACAATAAACCTCTGGAGCTGTTCTGTAAGACCGACCAGACATGTGTCTGCATGATCTGCACTGTTTTAGATCACAAGACCCATGATGTTGTTCCTCTGAAAGAAGAATATGAAGGAAAGAAGGCAGAGCTGGGGAAGACAGAGGCTGGAATTCCAcagatgatccagaagagacgactgaagattcaggagatcaaacactcagtcgacctcagtgaggaagatgcagacagagagatagcagtaggtgttcaggtcttcacTTATTTGAAGGAGTCTGTTGAGAGAGGCCTGAATGAGCTCATCGACACgatcaaagagaagcagaaaacaacagaaaaacaggctgaagctttcatcaaagagctggaacaggaaatctctgagctgatGAAGAGAAGAACTGAGGAGGAGCAGCTCTCACGCTCTGAAGaccacctccatcttctccagagTGTCCAGTCACTAAAAACCAACCACCCTCCACCCACCAAGGACTGGACAGAGGTCAGCATCCGTCCATCATCATATGAGGGGACTGTGGTGAAAGCTGTAGCTCAGCTGGAGGAGATGCTCAGTAAagagatgaagaagctgctcGCTGAGCCTGAGCTGAAGAGGGTCCAGCAGTATGCAGTGGATGTAACTCTGGATCCTGATACAGCACATCCTAATCTCATCCTGTCTCATGATAGGAAACAAGTGCGTACTGGTAAGGTTAAGAAGAATCTcccaaacaacccagagagattTTCTCTCATtccctgtgttttaggaaagCAGAGTTTCTCTTCAGGCAGATTTTACTTTGAGGTTCAAGTTAAAGGAAAGACTGAATGGGATTTAGGAGTGGCCAGAGAGTCGATCAACAGGAAGGAGAACATCCCACTGAACCCTGAGGATGGTTACTGGACTATATGGATGATAAATGGAAATGAGTACGAAGCTCTTGATGACCCTGgtgtccttctctctctgaagtctcctcctcagaaggtgggggtgtttgtggattatgaggagggtctggtctccttttatgacgtagatgctgcagctcttatctactcctttactggctgctccttcactgagaaactcttcTTATACCTTTGGCCTGGTAATAATGAAGATGGTAAAAACTCTGCCCCTCtgatcatctctcctgtcagaGTAAACTAA
- the LOC116059199 gene encoding E3 ubiquitin-protein ligase TRIM21-like isoform X2 → MAAANYLPSEDQFLCSICLDVFTDPVTILCGHNFCKNCINEHWDANDQYLCLMCKKVFNTRPELHVNTFISEMVAQFRQSAQQKASSSSSEQQVSKPGEVPCDVCTGTKLKALKSCLVCLVSYCETHLEPHLTMSGLKRHQLIDPVENLEGRMCTKHNKPLELFCKTDQTCVCMICTVLDHKTHDVVPLKEEYEGKKAELGKTEAGIPQMIQKRRLKIQEIKHSVDLSEEDADREIAVGVQVFTYLKESVERGLNELIDTIKEKQKTTEKQAEAFIKELEQEISELMKRRTEEEQLSRSEDHLHLLQSVQSLKTNHPPPTKDWTEVSIRPSSYEGTVVKAVAQLEEMLSKEMKKLLAEPELKRVQQYAVDVTLDPDTAHPNLILSHDRKQVRTGKVKKNLPNNPERFSLIPCVLGKQSFSSGRFYFEVQVKGKTEWDLGVARESINRKENIPLNPEDGYWTIWMINGNEYEALDDPGVLLSLKSPPQKVGVFVDYEEGLVSFYDVDAAALIYSFTGCSFTEKLFLYLWPGNNEDGKNSAPLIISPVRVN, encoded by the coding sequence ATGGCTGCTGCAAACTATCTGCCATCTGaagatcagtttctgtgctccatctgtctggatgtgttcactgatccTGTCACCATACTATGTGGTCACAACTTCTGCAAGAACTGCATCAATGAACACTGGGATGCTAATGACCAGTACCTGTGTCTGATGTGTAAAAAGGTTTTCAACACAAGACCTGAGCTGCACGTCAACACTTTCATCTCTGAGATGGTTGCTCAGTTCAGACAGTCAGCTCAACagaaagccagcagcagcagctcagagcaacaagtgtccaaaccaggagaagttccctgtgacgtctgcactggaaccaaactgaaggccctgaagtcctgcctggtgtgtctggtctcctactgtgagactcacctggagcctcatctGACCATGTCAGGTCTGAAAAGACATCAGCTGATCGACCCTGTGGAGAACCTGGAAGGCAGGATGTGTACGAAGCACAATAAACCTCTGGAGCTGTTCTGTAAGACCGACCAGACATGTGTCTGCATGATCTGCACTGTTTTAGATCACAAGACCCATGATGTTGTTCCTCTGAAAGAAGAATATGAAGGAAAGAAGGCAGAGCTGGGGAAGACAGAGGCTGGAATTCCAcagatgatccagaagagacgactgaagattcaggagatcaaacactcagtcgacctcagtgaggaagatgcagacagagagatagcagtaggtgttcaggtcttcacTTATTTGAAGGAGTCTGTTGAGAGAGGCCTGAATGAGCTCATCGACACgatcaaagagaagcagaaaacaacagaaaaacaggctgaagctttcatcaaagagctggaacaggaaatctctgagctgatGAAGAGAAGAACTGAGGAGGAGCAGCTCTCACGCTCTGAAGaccacctccatcttctccagagTGTCCAGTCACTAAAAACCAACCACCCTCCACCCACCAAGGACTGGACAGAGGTCAGCATCCGTCCATCATCATATGAGGGGACTGTGGTGAAAGCTGTAGCTCAGCTGGAGGAGATGCTCAGTAAagagatgaagaagctgctcGCTGAGCCTGAGCTGAAGAGGGTCCAGCAGTATGCAGTGGATGTAACTCTGGATCCTGATACAGCACATCCTAATCTCATCCTGTCTCATGATAGGAAACAAGTGCGTACTGGTAAGGTTAAGAAGAATCTcccaaacaacccagagagattTTCTCTCATtccctgtgttttaggaaagCAGAGTTTCTCTTCAGGCAGATTTTACTTTGAGGTTCAAGTTAAAGGAAAGACTGAATGGGATTTAGGAGTGGCCAGAGAGTCGATCAACAGGAAGGAGAACATCCCACTGAACCCTGAGGATGGTTACTGGACTATATGGATGATAAATGGAAATGAGTACGAAGCTCTTGATGACCCTGgtgtccttctctctctgaagtctcctcctcagaaggtgggggtgtttgtggattatgaggagggtctggtctccttttatgacgtagatgctgcagctcttatctactcctttactggctgctccttcactgagaaactcttcTTATACCTTTGGCCTGGTAATAATGAAGATGGTAAAAACTCTGCCCCTCtgatcatctctcctgtcagaGTAAACTAA